From Quercus lobata isolate SW786 chromosome 1, ValleyOak3.0 Primary Assembly, whole genome shotgun sequence, one genomic window encodes:
- the LOC115991592 gene encoding uncharacterized protein LOC115991592 → MLEGPKTVADPTMLTSPISAVPTTLTLVGPGPSLIEVVPTFRFEVGSSFATIPNPVSKAAIFFTRFNHVETNDLDLSDLWGVGSLYVDFRGFRVPKECITHLEAVYSNCGDFMQGFLLSRSTRDHFLKLLGSLMNNIEHNFIDTISAKRILQWRVAVQELIIIGFAVEFLLDHL, encoded by the exons ATGCTTGAGGGGCCCAAGACTGTAGCAGACCCCACAATGCTTACATCCCCTATTTCTGCAGTACCCACAACCCTCACTCTTGTGGGTCCTG GTCCGTCTCTTATTGAGGTGGTTCCAACCTTTCGATTTGAGGTTGGTAGCAGTTTTGCCACCATTCCTAACCCTGTGAGTAAGGCTGCTATCTTCTTTACTCGATTCAATCATGTTGAGACCAATGACCTCGACCTTTCAGACTTATGGGGTGTTGGATCTCTTTATGTTGATTTTCGTGGCTTTCGAGTACCTAAGGAGTGTATCACCCATTTGGAGGCGGTCTATAGCAACTGTGGAGATTTCATGCAGGGATTCCTTCTCAGTCGTTCTACGAGGGACCACTTCCTTAAGCTGTTAGGGAGTTTGATGAACAACATTGAGCATAACTTTATCGACACCATTTCTGCGAAGAGGATCTTGCAGTGGAGGGTTGCAGTTCAAGAGTTGATCATAATTGGATTCGCTGTAGAGTTTTTGTTGGACCACTTATGA